From Toxorhynchites rutilus septentrionalis strain SRP chromosome 2, ASM2978413v1, whole genome shotgun sequence, a single genomic window includes:
- the LOC129766448 gene encoding uncharacterized protein LOC129766448 translates to MVFDPLGLIAHVMMFLKVLLQEIWRTSVGWDDPIEDLQYDKWLSWLAIFPQITTVEIPRCYRVLTPAEAGTDVQMHTFVDASENGFAAAVYLRFENGDTVQCSLVSAKTRVSPLKFLSIPRSELQAAVIGVRLADTISKSLSIHVTQQTFWTDSKDVLCWLRSDHRRYTQFVAFRVSEILETTEIFEWRWIPTKHNVADEGTKWKRAPYLASNSRWFRGPEFLLLKKGNWPENPFPGRTTNEELRPHLLVHTRPRGSPICPQNYSKWIILLRVTAYVMRYIRNLKLSCYGKQRVLGQLQRQDFIDAENHLFRCAQSAVFAEEIAIFEKNRLLKSSAKSIPRSSLLYQWCAFLDENEVLRVKGRTNACAFVDRDAFEPVILPRDHPVTRLVISAIHERFNHQNHETAMNEILQRYRIPHLKTTYRKMRKDCQQCKILLAKPQPPEIPPARLAAFARPFTHTGVDYFGPILVSIGRRTEKRWGVLATCLTTHAIHLQIAHTLTTDSCIMAIHNIMARRGIPAAIYSDRGTNFRAASKELQSAIENLDHDALLKEFTSSHTEWFFNPPVTPHMGGAWERLIRSVKQNLGRLKSSRLLTHEVLENALLEIENIINSRPLTNIPIDGDDSPVLTPNHFLVGSANGLRSWVPLNDSPVLLRNSWKQSQILADLFWKQWVRDYLPTITRRTKWLTPVKPITVGDVVIIVDRSSLSPIYKHI, encoded by the coding sequence ATGGTCTTCGATCCATTGGGACTCATTGCACACGTTATGATGTTCCTGAAAGTTTTACTGCAGGAGATCTGGAGAACGTCTGTTGGGTGGGATGATCCGATCGAGGACTTGCAGTACGACAAGTGGCTGTCATGGCTGGCCATTTTTCCGCAGATAACAACCGTTGAAATACCACGCTGCTACCGAGTGCTAACACCCGCAGAAGCCGGTACCGATGTACAAATGCATACATTCGTTGATGCAAGTGAGAACGGCTTTGCTGCGGCGGTATATTTACGATTCGAGAATGGCGATACTGTTCAATGTTCGCTAGTAAGTGCCAAAACAAGAGTTTCTCCACTCAAATTTTTATCGATTCCTCGATCCGAATTGCAAGCGGCAGTTATAGGCGTGCGGCTTGCAGATACTATTTCAAAATCGCTCTCAATCCACGTTACGCAGCAGACGTTCTGGACAGATTCCAAAGACGTACTCTGTTGGCTCCGTTCGGATCACAGACGGTATACTCAGTTCGTTGCATTTCGGGTCAGCGAGATACTCGAAACGACAGAGATATTCGAGTGGCGATGGATTCCGACAAAACACAACGTAGCTGATGAAGGAACGAAGTGGAAGCGAGCGCCTTACTTGGCTAGTAACAGTCGCTGGTTCCGTGGACCGGAGTTCCTTTTGCTCAAAAAAGGAAACTGGCCTGAGAATCCATTTCCTGGAAGAACCACCAATGAGGAGCTTCGACCGCATCTCCTCGTTCATACTCGACCCAGGGGTTCGCCAATTTGTCCCCAGAATTATTCCAAATGGATCATTCTTCTACGCGTAACGGCCTATGTGATGCGCTACATTCGCAACCTAAAGCTTAGTTGCTACGGAAAACAACGAGTACTCGGGCAACTGCAACGACAAGACTTTATAGACGCGGAAAACCATCTGTTTCGCTGTGCTCAGTCCGCCGTTTTCGCAGAGGAAATAGCTATCTTCGAGAAGAACCGTTTGCTGAAGAGTTCAGCTAAAAGCATTCCCAGATCTAGCCTGCTCTACCAGTGGTGTGCCTTTCTGGATGAGAATGAAGTTCTTAGAGTCAAAGGACGAACGAATGCCTGTGCGTTCGTCGATCGAGATGCATTTGAACCGGTGATACTTCCCCGCGACCATCCTGTAACCCGCCTCGTTATCTCCGCCATACATGAGCGATTCAACCATCAGAATCACGAGACAGCGATGAACGAAATACTCCAACGCTACCGTATTCCTCATCTGAAGACAACATACCGAAAAATGCGGAAAGACTGCCAACAGTGTAAAATCCTTCTCGCAAAACCACAACCTCCAGAAATTCCTCCTGCTCGTCTAGCTGCCTTCGCTCGTCCATTCACTCACACGGGTGTGGACTATTTCGGTCCAATATTGGTGTCGATTGGAAGACGAACCGAGAAACGGTGGGGGGTTCTCGCCACCTGCTTAACCACTCATGCCATTCACCTGCAGATCGCTCATACACTGACTACTGATTCCTGCATAATGGCCATTCACAACATCATGGCTAGGAGGGGTATTCCGGCGGCGATCTACAGCGACCGTGGAACTAATTTCCGAGCTGCAAGCAAAGAGTTGCAGAGTGCAATAGAAAACCTTGATCACGATGCACTATTGAAGGAGTTCACCTCGAGTCACACCGAGTGGTTTTTCAACCCTCCTGTCACGCCCCACATGGGTGGAGCGTGGGAGCGTCTGATCCGGAGTGTCAAGCAGAACCTTGGTCGATTAAAGTCTAGCAGGCTGTTGACACACGAAGTACTGGAAAACGCATTGCTGGAAATCGAAAATATTATCAATTCTCGTCCTCTGACCAACATTCCAATTGATGGCGACGATTCGCCGGTGTTGACGCCCAACCACTTCCTAGTGGGGTCAGCTAATGGCCTGAGATCTTGGGTTCCTCTGAATGACAGCCCTGTCTTGCTTAGGAACAGCTGGAAGCAATCACAAATTCTAGCGGACTTATTCTGGAAGCAGTGGGTTCGCGACTATCTGCCTACGATAACTCGTAGGACCAAATGGCTCACACCAGTAAAACCAATTACAGTTGGAGATGTGGTAATCATCGTTGATCGTTCATCGTTGAGCCCGATTTACAAACACATATAA